A portion of the Acidimicrobiales bacterium genome contains these proteins:
- the rplC gene encoding 50S ribosomal protein L3 has translation MATKAIVGEKLGMTQVWDEDNRVVPVTVLRVVPCRVVQVKTQEKDGYTALQVTYGTRRERSVNKPTAGHYRKAGVDPGVRLLELRLEDVSGYEVGQEIKVDVLASGELVDVTAVSKGKGFAGVMKRHGFGGLGAAHGAHRVHRAPGAIGACATPARVFKGTRMAGRMGAERVTTLNLSVVQADAERDLLLLRGSVPGPKGGVVLVRDAVKGA, from the coding sequence ATGGCAACCAAAGCGATCGTCGGCGAGAAGCTGGGCATGACCCAGGTGTGGGACGAGGACAACCGCGTCGTCCCCGTCACCGTGCTGCGCGTCGTGCCGTGTCGCGTGGTGCAGGTCAAGACCCAGGAGAAGGACGGCTACACCGCCCTCCAGGTCACCTACGGCACCCGCAGGGAGCGCTCCGTCAACAAGCCCACCGCCGGCCACTACCGCAAGGCGGGCGTGGACCCCGGGGTCCGGCTGCTCGAGCTGCGCCTCGAGGACGTGTCCGGGTACGAGGTCGGCCAGGAGATCAAGGTCGACGTGCTGGCCTCCGGCGAGCTCGTCGACGTCACCGCCGTGAGCAAGGGCAAGGGCTTCGCCGGCGTCATGAAGCGCCACGGCTTCGGCGGCCTCGGCGCCGCCCACGGCGCCCACCGGGTCCACCGGGCTCCCGGCGCCATCGGCGCCTGCGCCACCCCCGCCCGGGTGTTCAAGGGCACCCGCATGGCCGGGCGCATGGGCGCCGAGCGGGTCACGACCCTGAACCTCAGCGTGGTCCAGGCCGACGCCGAGCGGGACCTGCTCCTGCTCCGCGGGTCGGTGCCCGGGCCGAAGGGCGGCGTCGTCCTCGTCCGCGACGCGGTGAAGGGGGCCTGA
- the rplW gene encoding 50S ribosomal protein L23 has protein sequence MKNPRDVILEPIVSEKSYGLLETNVYTFKVHPDASKPEISDAVEAIFGVRVLKVNTLNRRGKRKRNRRSFTSGKRPDTKRAIVTVHAGDRIDLFQS, from the coding sequence GTGAAGAACCCCCGCGACGTGATCCTCGAGCCCATCGTCAGCGAGAAGTCCTACGGGCTCCTCGAGACCAACGTCTACACGTTCAAGGTCCACCCCGACGCCTCGAAGCCGGAGATCTCCGACGCCGTCGAAGCCATCTTCGGGGTGCGCGTCCTGAAGGTGAACACGCTCAACCGCCGGGGCAAGCGCAAGCGCAACCGGCGCTCGTTCACCTCCGGCAAGCGGCCCGACACCAAGCGGGCGATCGTCACCGTCCACGCCGGCGACCGCATCGACCTGTTCCAGAGCTGA
- the rpsS gene encoding 30S ribosomal protein S19 yields the protein MPRSLKKGPFVDDHLLKKVDNLNAKGEKRVIKTWSRRSTIIPEMVGHTVAVHDGRKHVPVYITESMVGHKLGEFAPTRTFRYHAGQERSGRR from the coding sequence ATGCCGCGCAGCCTGAAGAAGGGCCCCTTCGTCGACGACCACCTCCTGAAGAAGGTGGACAACCTCAACGCGAAGGGCGAGAAGCGGGTCATCAAGACCTGGTCCCGCCGCTCCACGATCATCCCCGAGATGGTCGGCCACACCGTGGCCGTCCACGACGGGCGCAAGCACGTGCCCGTCTACATCACCGAGTCCATGGTCGGCCACAAGCTCGGCGAGTTCGCCCCGACGAGGACGTTCCGCTACCACGCCGGCCAGGAACGGTCGGGGAGGCGCTGA
- the tuf gene encoding elongation factor Tu (EF-Tu; promotes GTP-dependent binding of aminoacyl-tRNA to the A-site of ribosomes during protein biosynthesis; when the tRNA anticodon matches the mRNA codon, GTP hydrolysis results; the inactive EF-Tu-GDP leaves the ribosome and release of GDP is promoted by elongation factor Ts; many prokaryotes have two copies of the gene encoding EF-Tu), whose product QVLAKPGSITPHTDFEGQVYVLTKEEGGRHKPFFSNYRPQFYFRTTDVTGTIELPEGTEMCMPGDNTTMRVSLIHPIAMDEGLRFAIREGGRTVGAGRVTKIVK is encoded by the coding sequence CCAGGTGTTGGCCAAGCCGGGGTCGATCACGCCGCACACCGATTTCGAGGGGCAGGTGTACGTGTTGACCAAGGAGGAGGGCGGTCGGCACAAGCCGTTCTTCTCGAACTACCGGCCGCAGTTCTACTTCCGGACCACGGATGTGACCGGCACGATCGAGTTGCCGGAGGGGACCGAGATGTGCATGCCGGGGGACAACACCACGATGCGGGTCTCGTTGATCCACCCGATCGCCATGGACGAGGGCCTGCGGTTCGCCATCCGGGAGGGTGGCCGCACCGTCGGCGCCGGCCGCGTCACCAAGATCGTCAAGTAG
- the rplD gene encoding 50S ribosomal protein L4: MQVEVRNVTGGTAGSVDLDDEVFAVQPNVPVMHQVVTAQLAARRAGTQSTLTRAEVSGGGAKPWRQKGTGRARQGSTRAPHWKGGGVALGPKPRSYKQRTPKKMVRLALRSALSDRAADGKVVVVDDWGWSAPRTKDAVAALAALGLTGRVLVVAPRDAEAVWKSFRNLGEVHVVSPGELNAYDVLCSDWVVFTRSTVPAAEAADATAAAEPAESVVAVAPPEGTATEAAEEVEA; this comes from the coding sequence ATGCAGGTCGAGGTGCGCAACGTCACCGGCGGCACCGCGGGGTCGGTCGACCTCGACGACGAGGTGTTCGCCGTCCAGCCGAACGTCCCGGTCATGCACCAGGTCGTCACCGCCCAGCTGGCCGCCCGCCGGGCCGGCACCCAGAGCACGCTCACCAGGGCCGAGGTGTCCGGCGGCGGCGCCAAGCCGTGGCGCCAGAAGGGCACCGGCCGGGCCCGCCAGGGCTCGACCAGGGCGCCGCACTGGAAGGGCGGCGGCGTGGCCCTCGGGCCCAAGCCCCGCTCCTACAAGCAGCGCACCCCGAAGAAGATGGTGCGCCTCGCCCTCCGCTCGGCCCTGTCCGACCGGGCCGCCGACGGCAAGGTCGTCGTCGTCGACGACTGGGGCTGGTCGGCGCCGCGGACCAAGGACGCCGTCGCCGCCCTCGCCGCCCTCGGCCTCACCGGCCGGGTGCTGGTCGTCGCCCCCCGCGACGCCGAGGCCGTCTGGAAGAGCTTCCGCAATCTCGGCGAGGTCCACGTCGTGTCGCCGGGCGAGCTGAACGCCTACGACGTGCTGTGCAGCGACTGGGTCGTGTTCACCCGCTCGACCGTGCCCGCCGCCGAGGCGGCCGACGCCACCGCCGCGGCCGAGCCGGCCGAGAGCGTGGTCGCCGTGGCCCCGCCCGAGGGCACCGCCACCGAGGCCGCCGAGGAGGTCGAGGCGTGA
- the rpsJ gene encoding 30S ribosomal protein S10, translated as MAEKQKIRIRLKAYDHEIIDQSTKKIVETVVRTQAQVRGPVPLPTEKHRYTVVRSPFKDKDSREHFEMRIHKRLLDIVEPSAKTVDSLQRLELPAGVDIEIKIQQA; from the coding sequence GTGGCCGAGAAGCAGAAGATCCGCATCAGGCTGAAGGCGTACGACCACGAGATCATCGACCAGTCCACGAAGAAGATCGTGGAGACGGTCGTCCGCACCCAGGCCCAGGTCCGCGGCCCCGTGCCGCTGCCGACCGAGAAGCACCGCTACACGGTGGTCCGGTCGCCGTTCAAGGACAAGGACTCCCGCGAGCACTTCGAGATGCGGATCCACAAGCGCCTCCTCGACATCGTCGAGCCCAGCGCGAAGACCGTGGACAGCCTCCAGCGCCTCGAGCTCCCGGCGGGCGTCGACATCGAGATCAAGATCCAACAGGCCTGA
- the rplB gene encoding 50S ribosomal protein L2 → MPLRKRNPTSPGRRFQTVADFNEITKDKPEKSLLAPKSGTGGRNSYGRKTARHRGGGHKQRYRLVDFHRTKDGVPAKVAAVEYDPNRNCRILLLHYYDGEKRYILAPAQVRVGDVLQSGQGSEIRPGNALPLRYIPVGTTVHNVELKPGAGGKMARSAGSSVQLVAKEGAFATLRLPSTEMRRVPIDCRATVGEVGNAEAELVKVGKAGRNRWKGVRPQTRGVAMNPVDHPLGGGEGKSSGGRHPVSPWGKPEGRTRDKTKESQKLIVRRRRTRGSRR, encoded by the coding sequence GTGCCCCTCCGCAAGCGCAACCCCACGAGCCCCGGCCGCCGGTTCCAGACGGTCGCCGACTTCAACGAGATCACCAAGGACAAGCCCGAGAAGTCGCTGCTGGCGCCGAAGTCCGGCACGGGCGGCCGGAACTCCTACGGGCGCAAGACGGCGCGCCACCGCGGCGGCGGCCACAAGCAGCGCTACCGCCTGGTCGACTTCCACCGCACCAAGGACGGCGTGCCGGCCAAGGTGGCGGCGGTCGAGTACGACCCCAACCGCAACTGCCGCATCCTGCTGCTCCACTACTACGACGGCGAGAAGCGCTACATCCTCGCCCCCGCCCAGGTGCGGGTGGGCGACGTGCTCCAGAGCGGCCAGGGCTCCGAGATCCGCCCGGGCAACGCGCTGCCGCTGCGCTACATCCCCGTCGGCACCACCGTGCACAACGTGGAGCTGAAGCCGGGGGCGGGCGGCAAGATGGCCCGCAGCGCCGGCTCCAGCGTCCAGCTCGTGGCCAAGGAGGGCGCGTTCGCCACCCTCCGGCTGCCGAGCACCGAGATGCGCCGCGTCCCCATCGACTGCCGGGCCACCGTCGGCGAGGTCGGCAACGCCGAGGCCGAGCTGGTCAAGGTGGGCAAGGCCGGCCGCAACCGGTGGAAGGGCGTGCGCCCGCAGACCCGCGGCGTCGCCATGAACCCGGTCGACCACCCGCTCGGCGGCGGCGAGGGCAAGTCCTCCGGCGGCCGCCACCCGGTGTCGCCCTGGGGCAAGCCCGAGGGCCGCACCAGGGACAAGACCAAGGAATCCCAGAAGCTCATCGTCCGGCGCCGCCGCACGCGCGGCTCGCGGAGGTAG